From a single Larimichthys crocea isolate SSNF chromosome XIII, L_crocea_2.0, whole genome shotgun sequence genomic region:
- the dync1li1 gene encoding cytoplasmic dynein 1 light intermediate chain 1 isoform X1, producing the protein MATSGRSALLSSTSSGPKSTLDNSNPEEDDGQDLWSTILSEVSTHSRSKLPSGKNVLVMGEVGSGKTTLVAKLQGVEEYMKGRGLEYLYFSVHDDDIDDHTRCNAWVLDGDLYHKGLQGVAVPVDSIGNTLLLITVDMSRPWNALDSLQKWAAVAREHIDKLRVAPETLRELEHRLVKQFQEYTEPGSGEDGTPQRRSEDEESVLLPLGDNTLTHNLGIPVVVVCTKCDAISTLEKEHDYRDEHLDFIQSHIRRFCLQYGASLVYTSVKEMKNLDILYKYLVHRLYGFPFHCPAQVVEKDAVFIPSGWDNEKKIAILHENFQTVKADDSFEDVVVKPPVRKIVHEKEIQAEDDQVFLVKLQSLLAKQPAVTAGRPVDTTSRAPTGSPRTSNRSAAANVANAMPQSGQTSEGVLANFFNSLLTKKAGTGGPGTPGGGNNTPGTVRKSDMNLTNGSKLGLGDVQAELDRISSRETDSDMPNANETPATDGQDT; encoded by the exons ATGGCGACTTCAGGGAGGAGTGCATTATTATCCTCCACCTCAAGTGGACCCAAGAGCACACTGGATAACTCCAACCCAGAGGAGGATGACGGACAGGATTTATG GTCAACCATCCTGAGTGAAGTGTCAACCCATTCAAGATCTAAGCTACCGTCTGGGAAAAATGTCCTGGTCATGG gtgaGGTGGGTTCGGGGAAGACCACCTTGGTTGCTAAGCTACAGGGGGTTGAAGAGTACATGAAAGGGCGTGGCCTGGAATACCTCTACTTCAGTGTCCATGACGACGACATTGATG accACACTAGGTGTAATGCCTGGGTGTTAGACGGAGACCTTTACCACAAAGGTCTGCAGGGAGTCGCAGTGCCAGTGGACTCTATCGGCAACACGTTGCTGCTGATAACGGTCGACATGTCGCGGCCATGGAACGCCCTGGATTCTCTCCAGAAGTGGGCAGCCGTCGCTAGGGAACACATCGACAAACTCCGGGTCGCCCCGGAAACGCTGCGGGAGCTGGAACACAGAC TTGTAAAACAGTTCCAGGAGTACACAGAGCCAGGCAGTGGGGAGGATGGCACCCCGCAGAGAAGGAGTGAAGATGAGGAGAGTGTGCTGCTGCCTCTAGgagataacacactcacacataatctgGGAATACCAGTAGTGGTTGTCTGCACCAag TGTGACGCCATCAGCACGTTGGAGAAGGAGCATGACTACAGAGACGAACACCTGGACTTCATCCAGTCTCACATCAGACGTTTCTGTCTGCAGT ATGGAGCATCTCTGGTTTACACATCAGTGAAGGAGATGAAAAACCTGGACATCCTGTACAAATATCTGGTTCACAGACTCTACGGCTTTCCCTTCCACTGCCCGGCGCAAGTGGTGGAAAAAGACGCCGTCTTCAT TCCATCAGGTTGGGACAATGAGAAGAAGATCGCCATACTTCACGAGAACTTCCAAACAGTAAAAGCAGACGACAGCTTTGAGGACGTAGTAGTGAAGCCGCCTGTCCGAAAG ATTGTACATGAAAAGGAGATTCAGGCAGAAGATGACCAAGTGTTTCTGGTAAAACTGCAG TCGCTGCTCGCAAAACAGCCAGCTGTGACAGCAGGGCGGCCAGTG GACACCACCAGCAGAGCACCCACCGGTTCCCCCAGGACGAGTAATCGCTCAGCAGCGGCCAACGTAGCGAACGCCATGCCTCAGTCGG GTCAGACCAGTGAGGGTGTGTTGGCCAATTTCTTCAACAGTCTACTGACAAAGAAAGCGGGGACAGGGGGGCCCGGGACGCCAGGTGGTGGGAACAACACTCCGGGAACAGTACGCAAGTCAG ACATGAACTTAACAAATG GTTCAAAGCTGGGCCTGGGCGACGTGCAGGCGGAGCTGGACCGCATATCCAGCCGAGAAACCGACTCGGACATGCCCAACGCCAACGAGACGCCTGCAACCGACGGCCAggacacatga
- the dync1li1 gene encoding cytoplasmic dynein 1 light intermediate chain 1 isoform X2 translates to MATSGRSALLSSTSSGPKSTLDNSNPEEDDGQDLWSTILSEVSTHSRSKLPSGKNVLVMGEVGSGKTTLVAKLQGVEEYMKGRGLEYLYFSVHDDDIDDHTRCNAWVLDGDLYHKGLQGVAVPVDSIGNTLLLITVDMSRPWNALDSLQKWAAVAREHIDKLRVAPETLRELEHRLVKQFQEYTEPGSGEDGTPQRRSEDEESVLLPLGDNTLTHNLGIPVVVVCTKCDAISTLEKEHDYRDEHLDFIQSHIRRFCLQYGASLVYTSVKEMKNLDILYKYLVHRLYGFPFHCPAQVVEKDAVFIPSGWDNEKKIAILHENFQTVKADDSFEDVVVKPPVRKIVHEKEIQAEDDQVFLVKLQSLLAKQPAVTAGRPVDTTSRAPTGSPRTSNRSAAANVANAMPQSGQTSEGVLANFFNSLLTKKAGTGGPGTPGGGNNTPGTVRKSGSKLGLGDVQAELDRISSRETDSDMPNANETPATDGQDT, encoded by the exons ATGGCGACTTCAGGGAGGAGTGCATTATTATCCTCCACCTCAAGTGGACCCAAGAGCACACTGGATAACTCCAACCCAGAGGAGGATGACGGACAGGATTTATG GTCAACCATCCTGAGTGAAGTGTCAACCCATTCAAGATCTAAGCTACCGTCTGGGAAAAATGTCCTGGTCATGG gtgaGGTGGGTTCGGGGAAGACCACCTTGGTTGCTAAGCTACAGGGGGTTGAAGAGTACATGAAAGGGCGTGGCCTGGAATACCTCTACTTCAGTGTCCATGACGACGACATTGATG accACACTAGGTGTAATGCCTGGGTGTTAGACGGAGACCTTTACCACAAAGGTCTGCAGGGAGTCGCAGTGCCAGTGGACTCTATCGGCAACACGTTGCTGCTGATAACGGTCGACATGTCGCGGCCATGGAACGCCCTGGATTCTCTCCAGAAGTGGGCAGCCGTCGCTAGGGAACACATCGACAAACTCCGGGTCGCCCCGGAAACGCTGCGGGAGCTGGAACACAGAC TTGTAAAACAGTTCCAGGAGTACACAGAGCCAGGCAGTGGGGAGGATGGCACCCCGCAGAGAAGGAGTGAAGATGAGGAGAGTGTGCTGCTGCCTCTAGgagataacacactcacacataatctgGGAATACCAGTAGTGGTTGTCTGCACCAag TGTGACGCCATCAGCACGTTGGAGAAGGAGCATGACTACAGAGACGAACACCTGGACTTCATCCAGTCTCACATCAGACGTTTCTGTCTGCAGT ATGGAGCATCTCTGGTTTACACATCAGTGAAGGAGATGAAAAACCTGGACATCCTGTACAAATATCTGGTTCACAGACTCTACGGCTTTCCCTTCCACTGCCCGGCGCAAGTGGTGGAAAAAGACGCCGTCTTCAT TCCATCAGGTTGGGACAATGAGAAGAAGATCGCCATACTTCACGAGAACTTCCAAACAGTAAAAGCAGACGACAGCTTTGAGGACGTAGTAGTGAAGCCGCCTGTCCGAAAG ATTGTACATGAAAAGGAGATTCAGGCAGAAGATGACCAAGTGTTTCTGGTAAAACTGCAG TCGCTGCTCGCAAAACAGCCAGCTGTGACAGCAGGGCGGCCAGTG GACACCACCAGCAGAGCACCCACCGGTTCCCCCAGGACGAGTAATCGCTCAGCAGCGGCCAACGTAGCGAACGCCATGCCTCAGTCGG GTCAGACCAGTGAGGGTGTGTTGGCCAATTTCTTCAACAGTCTACTGACAAAGAAAGCGGGGACAGGGGGGCCCGGGACGCCAGGTGGTGGGAACAACACTCCGGGAACAGTACGCAAGTCAG GTTCAAAGCTGGGCCTGGGCGACGTGCAGGCGGAGCTGGACCGCATATCCAGCCGAGAAACCGACTCGGACATGCCCAACGCCAACGAGACGCCTGCAACCGACGGCCAggacacatga
- the LOC104922057 gene encoding catenin beta-1, translated as MATQSDLMELDMAMGDSKAAVSQWQQQSYLDSGIQSGVTTTAPSLSGKGNPDAEEDDPTLYDWEFNQPFTPEATDIEGYAMTRAQRVRAAMFPETLEEGIQIPPTQLDASHPTAVQRLAEPSQMLKHAVVNLINYQDDAELATRAIPELTKLLNDEDQVVVNKAAVMVHQLSKKEASRHALMRSPQMVSAVVRAMQNTGDVETARCSAGTLHNLSHHREGLLAIFKSGGIPALVKMLGSPVDSVLFYAITTLHNLLLHQEGAKMAVRLAGGLQKMVALLSNTNVKFLAITTDCLQILAYGNQESKLIILASGGPQALVNIMRTFTYEKLLWTTSRVLKVLSVCSSNKPAIVEAGGMQALGLHLTDPSQRLVQNCLWTLRNLSDAATKQEGMEGLLGTLVQLLGSDDINVVTCAAGILSNLTCNNYSNKLMVCQVGGIEALVRTVLRAGDREDITEPAVCALRHLTSRHQDAEMAQNAVRLHYGLPVVVKLLHPPSHWPLIKATVGLIRNLALCPANHSALREQGAIPRLVQLLVRAHQDTQRRTSMGGNQQQFVEGVRMEEIVEGCTGALHILARDVHNRIVIRGLNTIPLFVQLLYSPVENIQRVAAGVLCELAQDKEAAEAIEAEGATAPLTELLHSRNEGVATYAAAVLFRMSEDKPQDYKKRLSVELTSSLFRTEPMAWNETGDLGLDMGAQGDPLAYRQDDGAYRAYPAAYGQDSLLDPMMEGADYHTDTLPDLGHHTDPLPDLGHTQDLMDSNQLAWFDTDL; from the exons ATGGCTACCCAGT CTGATCTGATGGAGCTGGACATGGCGATGGGAGACAGCAAGGCTGCAGTGAgccagtggcagcagcagtccTACCTGGATTCAGGCATTCAGTCTGGAGTCACCACCACAGCACCATCTCTGAGCGGCAAAGGAAACCCTGATGCTGAGGAGGATGATCCAACTCTCTACGACTGGGAGTTCAACCAGCCCTTCACCCCCGAGGCTACAG ACATTGAGGGGTATGCAATGACTCGGGCTCAGCGTGTTCGTGCTGCCATGTTCCCTGAGACCTTGGAGGAGGGCATCCAGATCCCACCTACCCAGCTGGATGCTAGCCACCCAACAGCTGTACAGCGCCTGGCAGAGCCCTCTCAGATGCTGAAGCACGCTGTGGTTAACCTTATTAACTATCAAGATGACGCTGAGCTGGCCACTCGTGCCATCCCTGAGCTTACAAAACTGCTCAATGATGAGGACCAG GTTGTCGTGAATAAAGCAGCTGTAATGGTGCATCAGTTGTCAAAGAAGGAGGCATCGCGCCACGCCCTGATGCGCTCCCCGCAAATGGTTTCGGCTGTTGTTCGTGCCATGCAGAACACCGGTGATGTGGAGACTGCCCGCTGCTCTGCTGGCACCTTGCACAATCTTTCCCACCACCGTGAGGGGCTCCTTGCAATCTTCAAGTCTGGAGGCATCCCTGCTCTGGTCAAGATGCTCGG TTCACCCGTGGACAGTGTTTTGTTCTACGCGATCACCACGCTCCACAACCTGCTGTTGCATCAGGAAGGGGCAAAGATGGCAGTGCGTCTGGCTGGAGGACTGCAGAAAATGGTGGCCCTGTTGTCCAATACCAATGTCAAATTCCTGGCCATCACTACTGACTGCCTGCAGATCCTGGCGTATGGTAACCAAGAAAGCAAG CTGATCATTCTGGCCAGTGGTGGACCCCAGGCCCTGGTCAACATCATGAGGACCTTCACATATGAGAAACTGCTGTGGACCACAAGCAGAGTGCTCAAGGTGCTCTCTGTTTGCTCAAGCAACAAGCCTGCTATCGTAGAGGCTG gaggcaTGCAGGCCTTGGGGCTTCACCTGACAGACCCCAGCCAGCGTCTGGTCCAGAACTgcctctggactctgaggaaTCTTTCAGATGCTGCCACTaaacag GAGGGAATGGAGGGCCTCCTGGGGACCCTGGTCCAGCTGCTGGGCAGTGATGACATCAATGTAGTGACATGTGCTGCTGGCATCCTCTCCAACTTGACCTGCAACAACTATAGTAACAAGCTCATGGTCTGCCAG GTTGGAGGCATTGAGGCTCTGGTGCGAACAGTGCTTCGAGCTGGCGACAGAGAGGACATCACAGAGCCAGCAGTTTGTGCCCTGCGTCATCTGACCTCCCGCCACCAGGATGCTGAGATGGCCCAGAATGCTGTGCGTCTTCATTATGGCCTGCCCGTGGTGGTCAAACTACTGCACCCTCCGTCCCACTGGCCACTGATCAAG GCCACAGTTGGTCTGATCCGTAACCTGGCTCTTTGCCCAGCCAACCACAGTGCTCTGCGGGAGCAGGGAGCCATCCCACGACTGGTCCAACTGCTCGTCAGGGCTCACCAGGACACTCAGAGGCGCACCAGCATGGGAGGCaaccagcagcagtttgtg GAGGGAGTGCGTATGGAGGAAATCGTGGAAGGCTGCACAGGAGCTTTGCACATCCTGGCCCGGGACGTCCACAACAGAATCGTTATCAGAGGGCTCAACACCATTCCACTCTTTGTCCAG TTGCTGTATTCTCCAGTGGAGAATATCCAGCGTGTGGCAGCTGGTGTGCTGTGTGAACTGGCTCAGGACAAGGAAGCCGCAGAGGCGATCGAAGCCGAAGGAGCCACTGCACCCCTCACCGAGCTGCTGCATTCCCGTAACGAGGGCGTCG CAACCTACGCTGCAGCCGTCCTGTTCCGCATGTCTGAGGACAAACCCCAGGACTACAAGAAACGTCTGTCAGTGGAGCTGACCAGCTCTTTGTTCAGAACTGAGCCTATGGCCTGGAATGAG ACTGGAGACCTGGGACTGGATATGGGAGCTCAGGGAGACCCCCTGGCTTACAGGCAGGATG ACGGAGCTTACCGGGCTTACCCAGCAGCCTACGGCCAGGACTCCCTTTTGGACCCCATGATGGAAGGTGCTGACTACCATACTGACACTCTGCCTGACCTGGGCCACCACACTGATCCATTGCCAGATCTTGGCCACACCCAGGACCTGATGGACAGCAACCAGCTGGCCTGGTTTGATACCGACCTGTAG